A window of the Teredinibacter franksiae genome harbors these coding sequences:
- a CDS encoding DEAD/DEAH box helicase has protein sequence MHFSELGLSEPIAKAVAEQGYETPTPVQAQAIPAVLEGRDVMAAAQTGTGKTAGFTLPILQLLSKGESTRGNHVRALILTPTRELAAQVNESVQTYSKHLPHIRGEVVFGGVKINPQMIRLRRGVDILVATPGRLLDLYQQNAVKFNHLEVLVLDEADRMLDMGFIHDIKKILAVLPAKRQNLLFSATFSDEIRTLAKGIIHNPVEFSVTPRNATATTVAQLLHPVDKKRKPALLSYLIGHHNWRQVLVFTRTKHGANKLTRYLEDAGIQAAAIHGNKSQNARTKALADFKQGKVRALIATDIAARGLDIDQLPQVVNFDLPNVSEDYVHRIGRTGRAGASGQAVSLVSADEFDCLAGIERLIKKLIPREYVDGFDPVHELPESRLDTRPIRPKKPKHAKTGHNDGQRSGDMARGRNTGGGRQGASEGNKPSRSNSGNRGGGAKAGGTRSSSSNNTRSRSGGSSGNSGAHSGNR, from the coding sequence ATGCATTTTTCTGAACTGGGCTTGTCCGAGCCCATTGCCAAAGCTGTAGCCGAACAGGGCTATGAAACACCAACGCCTGTTCAGGCCCAAGCCATTCCTGCTGTGTTAGAAGGCCGTGATGTCATGGCCGCTGCGCAAACCGGCACCGGTAAAACCGCGGGCTTTACTTTGCCGATATTGCAGCTCCTGAGCAAGGGTGAATCGACTCGTGGAAATCATGTTCGCGCACTTATTCTAACGCCTACCCGTGAGTTGGCGGCTCAAGTAAATGAAAGCGTGCAAACCTACAGTAAGCACCTTCCACATATTCGCGGCGAAGTGGTGTTTGGTGGGGTAAAAATAAACCCACAAATGATACGCCTGCGCCGTGGCGTTGATATATTGGTGGCTACACCTGGGCGACTGTTAGATTTGTATCAGCAAAATGCGGTGAAGTTTAATCACTTGGAAGTGCTGGTGTTGGATGAAGCCGACCGCATGTTGGATATGGGTTTTATTCACGACATTAAAAAAATATTGGCTGTTTTGCCCGCCAAGCGGCAAAACTTACTGTTTTCGGCTACGTTTTCTGATGAAATTCGTACATTGGCCAAAGGCATTATTCATAACCCAGTGGAGTTTTCGGTAACGCCTCGTAACGCCACCGCAACTACGGTAGCGCAGTTGCTACACCCGGTAGATAAGAAGCGTAAGCCGGCACTGCTAAGCTACCTTATTGGCCACCATAATTGGCGACAAGTGTTGGTATTCACTCGTACTAAACACGGCGCCAATAAGCTTACGCGCTATCTTGAAGACGCGGGTATACAAGCGGCCGCTATTCACGGTAATAAAAGCCAAAATGCACGCACCAAGGCACTTGCGGACTTTAAGCAAGGCAAAGTTCGCGCATTGATCGCAACCGATATTGCTGCTCGGGGCCTGGATATAGACCAGTTACCGCAGGTGGTAAATTTCGATTTACCCAATGTGTCAGAGGATTATGTACACCGAATTGGTCGAACAGGGCGGGCTGGGGCTAGTGGCCAAGCGGTATCGCTCGTGAGCGCAGATGAATTTGATTGTTTAGCCGGCATTGAACGCTTGATTAAAAAATTAATTCCCCGTGAATATGTAGATGGCTTCGACCCCGTACATGAATTGCCAGAGTCTCGTTTGGATACCCGGCCAATAAGACCGAAAAAACCAAAACACGCAAAAACTGGGCACAATGATGGCCAGCGTTCCGGTGACATGGCTAGGGGGCGAAACACTGGAGGAGGTCGCCAGGGTGCCTCAGAAGGGAATAAGCCGTCTCGTAGTAATTCCGGTAATCGAGGTGGCGGCGCTAAGGCAGGAGGCACGCGTTCTTCGTCAAGTAATAATACCCGCTCACGCAGTGGTGGCAGTAGCGGTAACTCAGGGGCCCACAGCGGAAACCGCTAG
- a CDS encoding beta-glucosidase H, producing MNKVFSLMISMLLVVSCSDRNRRVDSAKPHGSRSSEQLIRAEVARLLSELTLEEKISLLHANSKFSVAGVERLGIAEMRMSDGPHGVREEISRDSWESANWTTDFATYLPPLTATAASWDPEVARLHGGVLGAEARHREKDIILGPGVNLARLPTYGRNFEYLGEDPFLAAALVSPIVQAIQDNDVAACVKHYALNTQELERWTVDAKPDERTLREVYLPAFEAAVKEGGALSIMGGYNRVDGINANQNKMLVNDILKGEWGFDGVLLTDWHVDINTFDAAMNGLDVEMGTRVPTYGEYYFADALLEEVKQGNIAESVVDEKVRRILGLQLRIGMMDPARKTGERNTEKHHQIARKIIEQGIVLLQNKNQVLPLEKPRLKRVLVLGPNANLAHGRGGGSSQVKSSYEVTPLQGLRNALGEDVEIDYMRATGDTELKAIASDYISTRHGGSGTPAWQIHFFHDLEHSQYKSHNQWPSSHYRVEGEEKQHINFAATIVPLETGEHLLQLKAAGKVDFLVDGQSVIRFESESDVQRAIPLQLEAGKAYKFLLRYDGSQQFTLGWEAPGLKVASKEEYLAAAKTADAVIYFAGLNHDYDREGQDRSDMTLPGNQDEVIANLLGVNAKTIVFIVAGSAVEMPWAEAAPAIVWGWYGGMEAGNAYARMLLGELNPSGKMPITLPVKYEHTAPIALNDYNEVESRYKEGVFIGYRWFEKQYIQPIFPFGHGLSYTSFEISGLHVRQNVSPEKDVVSVTVMVKNTGDYRGAEVVQLYLGDAEASVERPAKELKGFKKIWLDPGEEKPVILNLSKRDLAFWDIKTKGWLVEPGVFNVFVGASVQDIRQQASFSYQP from the coding sequence ATGAATAAAGTGTTTAGTTTAATGATTAGTATGCTGCTAGTGGTTTCCTGTTCCGACCGTAATCGTCGCGTTGATTCGGCAAAACCACACGGTTCTCGTAGTAGCGAGCAGTTGATTAGAGCCGAAGTCGCTAGGCTATTGAGTGAGCTAACGCTCGAAGAAAAAATTTCATTATTGCATGCCAACAGTAAATTCTCGGTTGCCGGTGTAGAGCGCCTGGGTATCGCTGAAATGCGTATGAGCGATGGCCCTCACGGTGTGCGCGAGGAAATATCGCGCGATAGCTGGGAGTCCGCCAACTGGACAACTGATTTTGCGACTTATCTGCCACCACTGACGGCGACAGCGGCCAGCTGGGATCCAGAAGTTGCACGTCTGCATGGCGGCGTATTGGGTGCAGAAGCGCGTCATCGAGAAAAAGATATTATCCTTGGCCCCGGTGTTAATTTAGCGCGTTTACCTACCTACGGGCGAAATTTTGAGTACCTAGGTGAAGACCCCTTTCTGGCTGCAGCCCTAGTGTCGCCCATTGTCCAAGCCATACAGGATAACGATGTTGCTGCCTGTGTAAAACATTACGCCTTAAATACTCAGGAGCTAGAACGTTGGACAGTTGATGCCAAGCCGGATGAGAGAACGTTGAGGGAGGTGTATTTACCGGCGTTTGAAGCCGCCGTGAAAGAGGGAGGTGCGCTTTCGATAATGGGCGGTTACAACCGGGTTGACGGTATTAATGCTAACCAAAACAAAATGTTGGTCAACGATATTCTTAAGGGCGAGTGGGGCTTTGATGGCGTACTGCTCACCGATTGGCATGTGGATATCAATACCTTTGATGCCGCCATGAATGGGCTTGATGTGGAAATGGGTACCCGTGTGCCGACATACGGCGAATACTATTTTGCGGATGCACTTCTAGAGGAAGTAAAGCAGGGCAATATTGCTGAGTCTGTTGTCGATGAAAAAGTGCGCCGTATTCTGGGTTTGCAACTGCGAATAGGCATGATGGATCCTGCGCGAAAAACCGGTGAGCGCAATACGGAAAAACACCATCAAATTGCCCGCAAGATTATCGAGCAAGGGATTGTACTACTACAGAACAAAAACCAAGTTTTACCTCTGGAAAAACCGCGGTTAAAGCGAGTTTTAGTGCTGGGCCCCAATGCAAACTTGGCTCATGGTCGCGGTGGCGGATCGTCTCAGGTTAAGTCGAGCTACGAAGTCACGCCCCTGCAAGGTTTACGTAACGCATTGGGTGAAGATGTAGAAATTGATTATATGCGGGCTACAGGTGATACAGAATTAAAGGCCATTGCCAGCGATTATATTTCCACTCGTCACGGTGGGTCTGGCACACCCGCGTGGCAGATCCATTTTTTTCATGACCTTGAGCATAGCCAATACAAAAGCCACAACCAGTGGCCCTCTTCTCATTACCGTGTCGAAGGTGAAGAAAAACAACATATTAATTTTGCGGCTACCATTGTCCCACTCGAAACCGGTGAGCATTTACTGCAGTTAAAAGCGGCAGGTAAAGTGGACTTTCTGGTGGATGGTCAATCGGTTATTCGTTTTGAGTCGGAATCCGATGTGCAGAGAGCCATACCGCTGCAACTGGAAGCGGGTAAGGCTTACAAGTTCCTGCTGCGGTACGACGGATCGCAGCAATTCACTTTGGGTTGGGAAGCTCCGGGTCTGAAAGTAGCGAGCAAAGAAGAATATCTTGCCGCTGCAAAAACCGCCGACGCGGTGATTTATTTTGCTGGTTTAAATCACGATTATGATCGTGAGGGGCAGGATCGTTCTGATATGACGCTTCCCGGTAACCAGGATGAGGTTATTGCCAACCTGTTGGGGGTTAATGCTAAGACTATTGTCTTTATTGTTGCTGGTTCCGCCGTTGAAATGCCTTGGGCCGAGGCAGCGCCAGCGATTGTTTGGGGCTGGTACGGTGGCATGGAAGCCGGTAATGCCTATGCGCGCATGCTGCTGGGTGAATTAAACCCGAGTGGAAAAATGCCCATTACACTGCCCGTAAAATATGAGCATACGGCGCCCATCGCTTTAAACGATTACAATGAGGTTGAATCGCGGTATAAAGAAGGCGTTTTTATTGGCTATCGCTGGTTTGAAAAACAATACATTCAGCCCATATTCCCTTTTGGTCATGGCCTTTCCTATACAAGCTTTGAGATCAGCGGGTTGCATGTACGGCAAAATGTTTCGCCTGAAAAAGATGTTGTTTCGGTAACCGTCATGGTTAAAAATACGGGCGATTACCGCGGTGCGGAAGTGGTGCAGTTATACCTTGGTGATGCTGAAGCCAGTGTTGAACGCCCGGCAAAAGAATTGAAAGGTTTTAAAAAAATCTGGCTTGATCCCGGTGAAGAAAAGCCGGTTATCCTCAACCTAAGTAAGCGTGATTTGGCTTTCTGGGATATTAAAACAAAAGGCTGGCTAGTTGAGCCAGGGGTTTTCAATGTGTTTGTGGGTGCCTCTGTCCAAGATATTCGTCAGCAGGCAAGCTTTAGTTATCAACCATGA
- a CDS encoding phenylacetic acid degradation protein, with the protein MHILIAAITAIGGLIWALYRLQNSGFDLNAFNPFYWARRREWEKKLGTKPIHRLENSMEAAALLVVAMARLEGEVTREHKQEVIQQFTEEFGISESAATEMFAVASHMLSDVFNIIEEVKNVLAPSVEQYETRHKETLLSMLEKASTSEGKPNNEQQALLNAVKCELNKVPEEAKNW; encoded by the coding sequence ATGCACATTCTTATTGCCGCCATCACCGCCATTGGGGGTTTAATCTGGGCCCTCTATCGGCTGCAAAACTCAGGCTTTGACCTTAACGCTTTTAACCCGTTCTATTGGGCTAGGCGCCGCGAATGGGAAAAGAAACTTGGTACTAAACCCATACATCGCTTAGAAAACTCAATGGAGGCAGCCGCTCTGCTAGTCGTAGCCATGGCACGCCTCGAAGGTGAGGTTACTCGAGAGCACAAACAGGAGGTGATTCAACAGTTCACTGAAGAGTTTGGCATCAGCGAAAGCGCCGCCACCGAAATGTTCGCAGTAGCGTCGCATATGCTCAGCGACGTGTTTAACATTATAGAAGAAGTTAAAAATGTGCTGGCCCCCAGCGTTGAACAATACGAAACGCGACACAAAGAAACGCTTTTATCTATGCTAGAAAAAGCATCCACGAGCGAAGGCAAGCCAAACAACGAGCAGCAGGCCCTTCTAAATGCCGTTAAATGTGAATTGAATAAAGTGCCTGAAGAAGCGAAAAATTGGTAG
- a CDS encoding DUF885 domain-containing protein: MKKYYFLLLILGLFACSGKSPEPTVQEPVLVTESDKLNKWLEKRYDEKLHFSPVELTAQGSKHRYDEIDDFSLSAKHQQLKWLAATVRILQSDFEYAKLNDEAKTSYDTWVYNYGIEKEGARFWEHDYLFEQMAGVHAFLPTFLMNYHKVESEADMQAYIARISAIAKAYRQFLTRTEVAAEKNIRPPRFTYDIVIEQTQKLLTGTPFDTTGNPAPLWADAETKVAALVDSKQLSRGAADLLLADAKVALLNEFQPAAQSIIVFLLGDKKNASESPQGVRALVDGEAFYAHQLKKITSTELTAEAIHELGLSEVERLRSEMVALKETAGFKGSLSEFFVLLRDSKDDERFYYPNTDEGRQAYLDKATAVVNNIKRELPNYFGLLPKADVVVKRVEAFREQDGAPQHYYPSSPDGKRSGAFYTHLSDMSAMAKNMLEVVAYHEALPGHHMQIAIAQELEGIPKFRRQADYEKTTAYVEGWALYTEYLAKEMPNTYQDVYSDFGRLTTEMWRSIRLVLDTGIHAKGWSEQQAIDYFAANSPQPLAKIRAEVNRYFVLPGQATAYKIGMIEILRLRKQAKLRLGDKFEIKGFHDTVLGGGALPLSLLERRVDKWVEAQL, encoded by the coding sequence ATGAAAAAGTACTATTTTCTGTTGCTGATACTTGGGCTTTTCGCGTGTTCAGGAAAAAGCCCTGAACCAACTGTTCAAGAGCCGGTATTGGTTACTGAAAGCGATAAATTGAACAAATGGCTAGAGAAGCGCTATGACGAAAAACTGCATTTTAGTCCAGTCGAGCTGACAGCGCAGGGAAGTAAACACCGTTACGATGAAATTGATGATTTCTCCTTGTCAGCTAAGCATCAACAGCTGAAATGGCTGGCGGCGACTGTCCGTATTCTGCAGAGCGATTTCGAGTATGCCAAACTCAACGACGAAGCCAAAACATCCTACGATACATGGGTATACAATTACGGAATAGAAAAAGAAGGGGCACGCTTTTGGGAGCACGACTATTTGTTTGAACAAATGGCCGGTGTCCACGCGTTTTTGCCTACCTTTTTAATGAACTATCACAAAGTTGAAAGCGAAGCGGATATGCAAGCCTATATTGCGCGCATTTCCGCTATCGCCAAGGCGTATAGGCAATTTTTAACCCGAACCGAAGTTGCCGCTGAGAAAAACATACGGCCCCCTCGATTCACCTATGACATAGTGATAGAGCAAACACAGAAATTACTAACCGGTACGCCATTTGATACAACGGGTAATCCTGCGCCCCTTTGGGCCGACGCCGAAACAAAAGTCGCCGCACTGGTAGACAGTAAACAGTTGTCTCGAGGTGCGGCAGACTTGTTATTGGCGGACGCAAAAGTAGCATTACTAAATGAATTCCAACCAGCTGCGCAATCCATTATTGTGTTTCTGCTGGGGGATAAGAAGAATGCCAGCGAATCACCCCAAGGGGTGCGTGCGCTTGTAGACGGAGAAGCTTTTTACGCGCATCAACTTAAAAAGATTACGTCTACAGAGTTAACGGCTGAAGCCATTCATGAACTGGGTTTGAGTGAGGTTGAAAGACTGCGCAGCGAAATGGTTGCACTTAAAGAAACCGCGGGGTTTAAAGGTAGCTTAAGTGAGTTTTTTGTACTGCTGCGCGATAGTAAAGACGACGAACGCTTTTATTACCCCAATACCGATGAAGGGCGTCAGGCGTACCTGGATAAAGCAACGGCGGTCGTGAATAACATTAAGCGCGAGTTGCCTAATTATTTCGGGTTATTGCCGAAAGCCGATGTTGTGGTAAAACGTGTAGAAGCCTTTCGTGAGCAGGACGGCGCCCCTCAGCATTATTATCCAAGCTCGCCGGATGGCAAACGTTCTGGCGCTTTTTATACCCACCTTTCCGATATGAGTGCGATGGCGAAAAATATGCTGGAAGTAGTGGCCTATCACGAAGCGCTGCCCGGTCATCATATGCAGATCGCCATTGCTCAGGAGTTGGAGGGAATACCCAAATTTCGCCGACAGGCAGATTACGAAAAAACCACAGCCTATGTGGAAGGCTGGGCACTCTATACGGAGTACCTCGCCAAAGAAATGCCTAATACTTATCAGGATGTATATTCGGATTTTGGCCGTTTAACGACTGAGATGTGGCGATCGATTCGCTTGGTATTAGATACGGGTATTCATGCAAAAGGCTGGAGTGAACAGCAGGCAATAGATTATTTTGCGGCGAACTCTCCTCAGCCGCTTGCAAAAATCAGAGCCGAGGTAAACCGCTATTTTGTTCTGCCGGGGCAAGCGACGGCCTACAAAATTGGCATGATCGAAATTTTGCGTTTGCGTAAACAGGCTAAATTAAGGCTGGGTGATAAATTTGAGATTAAAGGGTTTCATGACACGGTTTTGGGAGGGGGTGCATTGCCCTTGAGTCTTCTTGAGCGGCGGGTTGATAAATGGGTGGAAGCGCAGCTTTAG
- a CDS encoding glycoside hydrolase family 97 protein, which translates to MKYHPIAALLSVFVLFFPALALAGDHTLTSPDGDIRMSINVENGVRWAISYKNQAVFLPSRVDLKLKGAKSVFRAGKLDTTLASSVNRTIEPVVKHKSAEVHEHYNQLSLRFDNRWGLEFRAFNDGIGYRIVGEKAVDIVVEKEIAEFNFPQNSETLFPEEDTFISHFERHYLPLKVGDIAKKRFASLPAYAKTPAGINIVITEADLFDYPGLFLFGTAGDGFRAGFPGVVKSAMPKEGSEDRNEVVKYHKHIAETNGNRSFPWRIAVISDQATDLVESQLVYLLSRENKIEDTSWIKPGRIAWDWYNASNLYGVDFKNGLNTATYKYYIDFAAKYGLEYVILDEGWTVSTTNLLAANPELDVHELIRYGKEKKVGIILWALWKPLDKDYSNILRAWGEWGVAGIKVDFMQRADQQMVNYYTKIAKEAAKHKLLVDYHGGFKPAGLRRAYPNVMTYEGVKGNENNKWSTDVTPRHNVTLPFIRMVAGPMDFTPGAMRNANPWNHQVNHFRPMSLGTRAHQVAMYAVYESALQMLCDSPSSYLREPEVAEFIAQFPSVWDETQVLAGEVGEFIVVARRSGDTWYLGAMTNEHGRKLTVDLSFLISGDYRMQSFVDGVNTVQFAEDYRLNNVSVKAGQKIELNMASGGGWAAVLSRKLSL; encoded by the coding sequence ATGAAATATCACCCTATCGCAGCCCTTCTCTCTGTATTCGTCCTCTTTTTTCCTGCACTTGCTTTGGCTGGCGACCACACGCTAACCTCACCTGATGGTGATATTCGAATGAGCATAAATGTCGAAAACGGCGTTCGCTGGGCTATTAGCTACAAAAATCAGGCGGTATTCTTACCCAGCCGAGTAGATTTAAAACTAAAGGGCGCAAAATCGGTATTTAGGGCAGGTAAGCTGGATACGACGCTCGCCTCCAGTGTAAATCGAACTATTGAACCCGTAGTTAAGCATAAATCGGCAGAGGTTCATGAGCACTACAATCAATTGAGTTTACGTTTTGATAACCGCTGGGGGCTTGAATTCAGGGCTTTTAACGATGGTATCGGCTATCGAATAGTAGGGGAAAAGGCTGTTGATATAGTCGTCGAAAAAGAAATAGCTGAGTTTAATTTCCCGCAAAATAGTGAAACGCTTTTCCCTGAAGAAGATACCTTTATTTCGCATTTCGAGCGGCACTACCTGCCGTTGAAGGTGGGCGACATTGCTAAAAAACGCTTCGCCTCACTACCTGCCTACGCTAAAACCCCAGCGGGTATTAATATTGTTATTACCGAAGCCGATTTATTCGATTACCCGGGCCTATTTTTGTTTGGTACGGCTGGAGATGGCTTTCGTGCGGGTTTTCCTGGTGTTGTTAAAAGCGCAATGCCCAAGGAAGGTAGTGAAGATCGAAACGAGGTGGTGAAGTACCACAAACATATTGCCGAAACAAACGGCAACCGCAGCTTTCCCTGGCGTATAGCGGTCATCAGTGATCAGGCCACTGACCTGGTTGAAAGCCAACTGGTCTATCTACTCTCTAGAGAGAATAAAATTGAAGATACAAGTTGGATCAAGCCCGGCCGTATTGCATGGGATTGGTACAATGCTAGTAACCTCTACGGTGTTGATTTCAAAAACGGATTGAATACCGCTACGTATAAATACTATATAGATTTTGCTGCCAAGTACGGTCTTGAATATGTCATTCTGGATGAAGGCTGGACAGTTTCAACTACAAACCTTCTCGCAGCTAACCCTGAATTGGATGTGCATGAATTAATTCGCTATGGCAAAGAAAAAAAAGTCGGCATTATTTTGTGGGCGCTGTGGAAACCGTTGGACAAGGATTACAGCAATATTCTTAGAGCCTGGGGCGAATGGGGTGTTGCCGGGATTAAAGTAGATTTTATGCAGCGCGCTGATCAACAAATGGTGAACTATTACACTAAAATAGCGAAAGAAGCGGCTAAACATAAATTACTGGTGGATTACCATGGTGGTTTTAAGCCCGCCGGATTGCGTCGAGCCTACCCCAATGTGATGACCTACGAAGGTGTTAAGGGTAACGAAAACAATAAATGGAGCACAGATGTTACTCCTCGTCATAACGTAACTTTACCGTTTATTCGAATGGTTGCAGGGCCGATGGATTTCACTCCAGGTGCTATGCGCAATGCCAACCCTTGGAACCACCAGGTTAATCACTTCCGGCCGATGAGTTTAGGCACGCGTGCGCATCAAGTAGCGATGTATGCGGTGTATGAAAGCGCGTTGCAAATGCTGTGCGATTCGCCCTCCAGCTATTTGCGTGAACCCGAAGTGGCTGAGTTTATCGCGCAGTTTCCCAGTGTTTGGGATGAGACCCAAGTGCTTGCCGGGGAGGTGGGTGAATTTATTGTGGTTGCGCGTAGAAGCGGCGATACCTGGTATTTGGGGGCAATGACCAATGAGCATGGACGAAAGTTGACGGTGGATTTATCATTCCTGATCAGTGGCGATTACCGGATGCAAAGCTTTGTCGATGGCGTTAATACGGTTCAATTTGCTGAAGATTACAGACTTAATAACGTCAGTGTTAAAGCGGGTCAAAAAATAGAACTCAATATGGCCAGTGGCGGTGGTTGGGCTGCGGTTCTTTCGAGAAAACTGTCGTTATAA
- a CDS encoding pectinesterase family protein, protein MVVSRILAVLGIAIGFSLLGCNSVGPKQEITEYDAIVDSALAAHEANVFPSLQAAIDSVPENREITEPYRILLKAGVYHERVVIQKANLLIEGEGADASRIEYDLYAGIARKYHRKNWGTAGSATVTINAENVTLKNLTIENTFDYLANDALPKGDAKRVRHSQGVALHLDEGTDKILLEGVTLAGYQDTLFANGKRAWIRNATISGNVDFIFGPGQVLIEDSTIISRKRGKSFKPGQIQGHITAPSTNIDTPFGLIFKNCKLQREDGVADQSHSLGRPWHPTTTFPDGRYADPDAIGYALYVNCYMDAHIIEYGWESMGGTARDGTKSMVFTPADSRFYELSSRGPGAKKHDVRKALEDPGMLTELENAFFSGWIN, encoded by the coding sequence ATGGTTGTAAGTCGAATACTGGCGGTGCTGGGTATCGCTATAGGCTTTTCATTACTGGGGTGCAATAGCGTGGGGCCCAAACAGGAGATTACTGAGTACGATGCTATCGTTGATAGCGCATTAGCCGCGCATGAGGCGAATGTCTTCCCAAGCTTGCAGGCGGCTATCGATAGTGTTCCGGAAAATCGTGAAATAACAGAACCCTATCGCATACTCCTCAAAGCCGGTGTGTATCACGAGCGCGTCGTTATCCAAAAAGCCAATTTACTCATTGAAGGGGAGGGCGCCGACGCAAGTCGGATCGAATACGACCTTTACGCCGGAATTGCGCGAAAATATCACCGCAAAAACTGGGGTACTGCTGGCTCAGCCACGGTCACCATTAACGCCGAAAATGTTACGTTGAAAAACCTTACTATCGAAAACACCTTTGATTACCTTGCCAATGATGCGCTCCCTAAAGGTGACGCCAAGCGCGTTCGGCATTCGCAGGGCGTCGCGCTTCACCTAGATGAAGGTACGGATAAAATTTTACTGGAAGGTGTAACGCTTGCCGGTTATCAGGACACATTGTTTGCCAACGGCAAGCGTGCTTGGATACGTAACGCCACCATTAGTGGCAATGTTGATTTTATCTTTGGCCCTGGTCAGGTATTGATCGAAGATTCCACCATTATTAGCCGTAAGCGTGGCAAGTCTTTTAAGCCCGGCCAAATTCAGGGGCATATCACCGCTCCATCAACTAATATCGATACACCGTTTGGCCTGATCTTTAAAAACTGCAAGTTACAGCGTGAGGACGGTGTTGCAGATCAAAGCCACTCTCTTGGCCGCCCATGGCACCCAACCACAACCTTCCCAGACGGTCGTTATGCCGACCCGGATGCAATCGGGTATGCACTCTATGTAAACTGTTACATGGATGCCCATATTATCGAATACGGCTGGGAATCTATGGGTGGTACTGCCCGTGACGGCACCAAGAGCATGGTGTTTACGCCGGCAGATTCGCGCTTTTACGAGTTAAGTAGTCGGGGGCCAGGAGCCAAGAAACATGATGTACGTAAGGCGCTCGAAGATCCTGGCATGCTTACTGAATTAGAGAACGCATTCTTCTCTGGCTGGATAAACTGA